A region of Oryctolagus cuniculus chromosome 3, mOryCun1.1, whole genome shotgun sequence DNA encodes the following proteins:
- the SPMIP1 gene encoding protein SPMIP1 translates to MSRQLNMDTLRQNFWKEDYLREKMLRCEWHRKYGSLVKAKQKAKAAARLPLKLPTLQPTAPPAPPPAPGAAPPKAPSPAAEAPLQSEMYPVLPATRALLYEGISHDFQGRYRYLSTRKLDLPETRYLFPITTSFTYGWQLGPPAKQELVSCKMCRIESFFRKNGAFALLDPRDLAL, encoded by the exons ATGTCTCGGCAGCTCAACATGGACACGCTGCGGCAGAACTTCTGGAAGGAGGACTATTTAAGGGAGAAGATGTTGCGCTGTGAATGGCACCGCAAGTACGGGTCGCTGGTGAAAGCCAAGCAGAAGGCTAAGGCCGCAGCCCGACTGCCCCTCAAACTGCCCACCCTGCAGCCCACGGCCCCACCCGCACCCCCTCCTGCCCCCGGAGCAGCCCCTCCCAAGGCGCCCAGCCCTGCCGCAGAGGCTCCCCTGCAGTCGGAGATGTACCCGGTGCTGCCCGCCACCCGGGCCCTGCTGTACGAAGGCATCTCCCACGACTTCCAGGGCCGCTACCGCTACCTGAGCACGCGCAAGCTGGACTTGCCCGAAACACGCTACCTCTTCCCCATCACCACCAGCTTCACATACGGCTGGCAGCTCG GCCCCCCAGCGAAGCAAGAACTGGTCTCCTGCAAGATGTGCCGCATCGAGTCGTTCTTCCGCAAGAACGGGGCCTTTGCTCTGCTTGACCCCCGGGACCTGGCCCTGTGA